AGGTACGAATAAGATTGATTTCACCCCAAACGCCTAAAGGGGCTTTAAGGCACGAGCCAAGAAGTAAGGTTAGAGAAGCAAATGAGGATAAAAACAAGATAAATAATACGACAATCGGAGATAAGAACAAGTCCCCATTAGGGGATATAGGAGTAAATGAAACAAAAACATAGAACCATGTTTAAACACTATATCAAATACATAATCAGGTTGTTAATTCACAATAAACTATCAACAACAATTAACCTTGTGGGCATTGTTCTTGGTTTATTGGTAAGCATATTGTTACTTTTTTTGGTGAAGAGCCAATTTGAAACCGACCTCTTTCATAAAAATGCTGACCATATTTACAAGTTTGAAAACAGGGATGGAGAGCACATGTCGGTTCCTAAAATTAACCTTGTTAAGAAATATGTTCCCGAGGTAGAACATATCACTTACTTTCATCAAAGCTGGTCGAAGTCTGATTTTTTGAACTATAAAAACAACCGTTACCAGATTAATGATATGATTTGTGCAGACTCTGCCTTTTTTAATGTCTTCAATTTTGAGTCTGTCTTTGGAGATCTTAGCCAATGTCTCGCTCGACCCAACAGTTTGGTGCTAACCAGTTCAGAAGCTGAAAAGATTTTTGAAAATCAAAATCCCGTAGGAGAACTGGTTGAGGTATATTCTTCTGAATTTGAAAAGAAAATGTATACGGTTACTGCTGTTATTGAAGATATTCCACCCACTTCGTCAATGCAGTTTAAATCGGTTATTTCAATGGGATCGAGGATGGAAATAAAATGGTATCGCGAAAATGCCAACCATTGGGGAACACATAATTATTTGGCGTATGCCTTGCTTAACGAAAACTGCAACCCCAAGGAGGTTGGCAAACGGATTGACCAGCTAATAATTGAAAACGGGCCTGAGTGGACACGTAGTGCAACACCTGTTAAATTATTGCCGTTTAAAGGATTGTATTTAGATAAAAATCCAGTTCAAAAATCAATGATTTTGGTATTGGGAAGCATTGGTATTCTTATTCTTATAATAGCATGTATTAATTATTTTAATCTTTCGGCAACCCAGTTAATGGGTAGTATTAAAAACGAAGGTATTATCCAAACACTGGGTGATTCCAGGCATGCTGTTATCACGCGATTTTTTATACAAACCTCTTTATTATTCTGCTTGGGAATAGCAATTGTTCTGTTTCTTTTAAAATTGGTATTGCCCTATTTCAATTCATTAAGCAATTCAAGTTTCCAGTATTCCGATTTATTCCGGGGCAGCAACAGTATTTTACTTTTAGGAGTTGTATTAGGAAGCATTGGCATATTCAGCATTTTCCCGCCTTTAATCATAAGCCGTTTCAAAACAATTCAATTACTATCGAAAAATATTTCGAATAAAAAGAGCAAATTGAGTTTTAATAAAGGCTTGCTTGTTTTTCAATTTCTAATTTCGATATTATTAATCACGTCTACATTTTTCATGTATAAGCAGAACCGTTTTATGCTGAATTCCGATTACGGTTTTACTACTGAAAACATTATGGCTATTCATATGAATCCTGAATCCTGGAACAATGAAGTTGCACTTAATCATCAATATAAAAGCCTTTCGGAAATCGATAAAATTGCCTATAGCAGCAACTTATTAACCGAGGTAAGTTCCGATTGGGGCCGAACCATGTTCCATAAAGATTCGTCGTTTCATGTAAGTTTTGTTAACCTTTTTGTAGATGAAAACTTTCTTGACCTTTTCGATATTCCTCTGGTTCGGGGAAATGGATTTAAAGAAAATCCAACCAAGCGTAATAACCTGATTGTAAACAAGCAGTTTATTGAACATTATGGAATAACCGATATAGCAAGTGCTTCTTTAACCCGCGATAGAACAGAAGGAGTTTTACGAGGCGTTTGCGAAAATTTCAATTATAAGACTTTTCATACTGTTATTCAGCCTTTTGGGTTGCTTCAGGCCAAGGAGGAATGCTCGGAAATGCTTGTTAAATTTAATTGTACCAACACGGCTGATATTAGCAATATGCTGAATGAAATGGAAACTATTTGGAACGCGCATAGCCCGAGCTATCCGTTTGAATATGTTTTTTACGACCAGCAACTTCAGTATGTGTATCAAGGCGAAATAAGGCTTTTTAAAACATTTATGATTGCGTCGGTTATTTCGCTATTGGTTGCCGGGCTGGGATTATTCGGAATGAGCTTGTACCTGATAAATAATAAAATTAAAGAAATTGGCATTCGAAAAGTTAACGGAGCTAAAGTAACAGAAATACTAACCCTGCTAAACCGCGACTTTATTAAATGGGTAGCTATTGCCTTTGTAATAGCCTGCCCAATTGCATACTATGCCATGGATAAGTGGTTGGAAAACTTCGCCTACAAAACCAATTTAAGCTGGTGGATTTTTGCTCTGGCCGGTGTGTTGGCTTTGGGCATTGCTTTGTTAACCGTTAGTTGGCAGAGCTGGAGAGCTGCAAGCAGAAACCCGGTAGAAGCATTAAGATATGAGTAGTGGGTCAGGCAAAACATTTGAAAGAGTATAAGTAGGATAGAACAGAGACATCAAACTAAAGAACAAAACCATGAATTTTCAGGATTTAAAAATTGCTTTTCGAAATGCAAAAAAACATTCGGTAATGACTTTTGCCAAACTATTTGGTCTTACATTATCGTTTGCTGTAATTGTTTTTGCGGCAGTTTATGCTTATTACGAAACCAGTTTCGATAACATGTATCCCGATAAGAACCGAATTTACCGCGTAATTATGTACGGTAAACTCGATGGTAGAGAAGCCGACATGGCAGTAACTACTGCCGCCATGGGAAAATCAATGGTAGATGCTTTTCCTGAGTTGGAAGACAGGAACCGGATAAGAATGCAGGGCAACGGTATTTTTGTTAAAGACGATCATTCCTTTCGCGGAGAAGGTTATTTTTTAGCCGATACCAATTTTTTTGCTTTTTGGGGAGTTCCTATCCTTACTAACCGCACAAATGCCTTAGGAGCACGTGAGAATGTAACCATTGCTCGAAGCCTTGCCGAACGACATTTTAATTCGGTAGAACAAGCCCTGGAGAAACCCATTAAATTCAACGGGAACGACTGTATAATTACCGGTGTTTTTGAGGACTTCCCTCCGAACAGTCATTTGCAGGGTGAGGTTATAAGAAGCATAAATGTAGCCAATCATCCCGAAGACGACTGGGGCTCGGAGAATTTATATACTTATTTTAAAACGTACCAACCAATTGCCAACCTGGATGATTTTACGTTTAAAACCACACAAATGGTTTACCACCACCGACAAGCAACCTTCGATCCGGATGAAGCAACTACATTGGATGATTTGAAATACGGTGACGAAACCTATTTGTTTTATCGCCCTGAACCATTAAAGAAAATTCATTTTGGACAACACCGCTTCGACAATGCAAAAACATCGAACAAAATATATGTGTACGGTGCCATTGTACTGGCTTTACTGGTATTGGTTATCTCATCGGTGAATTACATCAATTTAAGTATTGCCAATATTGTAACACGCCACAAAGAAATTGCGGTTCGAAAAACAAATGGAGCCTTTCAAAACCAGTTAATCAAGCAGTTTATAACCGAAGCGCTTTTGTATTGGTTTGTAAGCTTGCTTATCGCTTTGATCCTGTATTTTCTATGTTCGCAATATTTGCTTTCTTATCTCGGGCTTCGTTTGGAGATAGAAGGTTGGGAAGCTATTCGTATTGTTGGAGTCATCATTTCCGGCTTGTTGGTTTTTAATTTGTTGATTAATATTTGGCCGGTTCTTTCCGCTTCGCGAACGGGGGCTGCCACCTTATTAGGCTCAGAGCAGGTAAGACGAAAAAAACTGGTTTTTAGCAATGTGTTTGTGATAGTTCAGTTTGCTATTTCCGCACTTATTATCATTAGTGCCATATTGGTGAACCGGCAGATTGATTTTATGGTGAACAAGGATAGAGGATATGATCCGGAGAATGTAATGATGATTACCCTTTGGGATTTGGAAAGAAGTAAACGCGAATCGTTGATAGAGGAATTAAGAAATGATCCGAATATAAAAGCAGTAACCACATCCGATCTTTATTTTGGTGAGGATCCTTCCATGAACTCCTGTTTTTTTGATGTCGTAGAAGAGGAAAACTATTTCCACACCAGTCACATGATTACTGATCCTGATTTTATGAAAGCATTTGACGTGGAAATGGTGGAAGGGCGGTTTTTCTCCAATGACCTATCCAATGAACTGGATAAAATAGTGGTTAATGAAACGGTTGCAGCCGAATATGGAAAAGACAAATCGATTCTGGGAAAAACCATAGTTTATGGTGGCGGCGATCCCTACGAAGTGATTGGAGTTATTAAAGATTTTAATTTTCGCTCCTTGCATCATAAATTGGCTCCTTTGGTAATTCGTCGTAGAGATTATATGGGGAATATTTTTATAAAAATCAATCAGGACAAAGCCAGTTATGCAGTTGATCTTTTAAAAGCAAAGTGGAGCGAGTTTAATATTAGCCGAAACTTTTATTACACCTTTCACAACCAGGTTTTGGTAGCGCAATATGAAAAGGATCGTCAAGCCAGAAAAATGATGACCTTTCTTTCTATCATTTCCATTATTATAGCCTGTACCGGATTATATGCCATTAGCAACTATACCATTCAACAAAAAACAAAAGAAGTAGCTATTCGAAAAATAAATGGAGCAACCGTATTGTCCATTGCCAATAAAATGTCAAAACGTTTTCTCGCACTTGTGGTCTTATCTTTTGTTTTGGTGCTGCCTTTGAGTATTTATTTATCGCAAAAATGGTTGGAGAATTTTGCTTACCAAACCAGTATGAATGGCTGGATTTTTATGGCTTCACTGGGAATCTTGATTTTGGTATCACTGTTGGCCATTTCTATTCATGTAATAGGAGCAGCCACCCGAAATCCTGTTGAAGCTTTGCGATATGAATAAAATTTCAGTCTAAACATTTTGATGGAGCTAAATAAAATTCAAAAAACAATCTAAAATGAGTATGCTAAATAGTATAAATCAAAAAATAATTTTTAGAAACTTATTGCGAAATAAGCTGCATTCGAGCATTAATATTATGGGGTTTGCTGTAGGTATAGCTGTTTTTATGATGATTGTGAGGTACGTTAATCATCAGTTTAGTTACGACCGCTTTCATCAGCAACAAGAAAGTATTTACAAAATTCATTTGGGCGACAGCAAATCACTACCTCCTGCAATAGCTCCGTTTGTATGCGATAATATTTCGGCAATTGAAAATTTTGTGCGTATAGACGAATGGTACGCAGGAGGAAGCTTGGGCTACTTGAAAAGTAATAACGAAACTTTTAGAACATCCGATTTATTATTTGTTGACGATAGCTTTTTCGATTTTTTTGATTTTGAGTTGTTATATGGAGATGCTGAAAGTGCTCTAAGTTCTCCAAATTCCATTATTCTTTCTGAAAGTTTGGCAACAACGATTTTTGGCAACGAAAATCCAACCGGTAAACAAATTGAGTATCTCAGCGACTTCCCCAGCGCTACCTACAATTTTACGGTAGCGGGTGTTATGGCCAATGCGCCAACCAATTCGTCTATTCAATACAACGGTCTTATTTCAATGTCAACTATTCAGTACCACAAAATACGCAATGGAAATATTAACGAAGATTGGGGAAATTGGGGATTTGCCACGTATGTAAAAATTGCATCTCCCAAAGTTGCCGAACAAATTAATAGCTTAACACCCGAATTCTGGGACAATTTTGTTTCCGAAAGATGGCAGGCAGATAAAAACAGTCCTCGCGCTGAACGTTATAAATTAAATATGGTTCCGTTAAAAGAGGTTCATTTTGCAAGTGGACAGAAACGCTCTTCTGTATATCTCATTTTCTTTATAGGCTTGGTAATCTTGTTAATTGCCATATTTAATTATATCAACTTGTCGTTGGCAATTTCTACCACTCGTATTAAAGAAATAGGAATACGAAAAGTAATCGGCTCGGCTAAAAATGCGCTATTTGTACAGTTTATAAAAGAGTCGATAATGATAACTTTTATTGCGGCAGTTTTGGCAGGTGTTCTTATACTTTTGTTACATCCCTATTTAAAAGACTTTACAGGTTTTGATACCATTATTGCGCCCGAACATTTCATACAAACGCTACTGTTTTTTATTGCCGGAGTTATGGTAATCGGGCTTTTATCCGGATTATATCCGGCGTGGTTTCTCACCAAAATTGCTCCAATTCGTAGCCTTAAAAACGAAATTAATCGTGGTAAAAAGGGAAACAAAATTAAACAAGTGCTGCTTGTATCGCAATTTGTAGTTTCAATAATTTTATTGGTAGTTGTAATTTCAATAAGCAAACAGGTAAATTTTATTAGAAACAAAGAGCTTGGTTTCGATAAAGACCATATCATCTATCTTTCGGGTAGTTCTAATATCGATAAGTCTTACGATACCTTCCGCGAAACATTACTTCAAAATCCGGAAATTCAAAATGTGGCAAGGTCGAATGGCAGATTTGTTGCTGGTCTGAATCTTGGTTTGAAACACAAAGTTAATGGCGAATATAAAACATTCAGGGGCACAACCATCGACCCCGACTTTGTAGAAACTTTTGGCTTGGAAATTATAGAAGGTAGAAATTTCAGAAAAGGCGAAAACGATTTGTACAACACCGCTTTGGTAAACGAACAGTTTGTAAAAAAAATGGAATTGGAATCACCAATAGGTTCGGTCGTTTCTTCCCTAAAGAACGATGTTACCATTATAGGAGTAGTAAAAGATTTTCATATCTATTCTTTACGTACTGCGATTGATGCTTGTATGTTGTGTTACTATCCTTGGAATTCTTGCGTGAACATAAAGATTTCGGGGCACGATATTGAAAACAGCATTGCTATTGTAGAAAAAACATGGAATGAACTTGTACCCGGTGTTCCATTCGAGTATCATTTTTTAGATGATGATTTTGAAAAACTGTACAAAACCGAAACTGAATTTAGCAGCATAATAAAATTATTTACGGCTTTGGCAGTTTTTATTGCCAGTTTAGGCTTGTTCGGGTTAATTTCATTTTCGGCTGTACAACGCAGAAAAGAGATTGGGATTCGGAAAATTAATGGAGCAAACATATATGAAATCCTAACCAAACTTAACGCAGAAGTTTTACTGTGGGTAGCTATTGCCTTTGTAATAGCCTGCCCAATTGCATACTATGCCATGGATAAGTGGTTGGAAAACTTCGCCTACAAAACCAATTTAAGCTGGTGGATTTTTGCTCTGGCCGGTGTGTTGGCTTTGGGCATTGCTTTGTTAACAGTTAGTTGGCAGAGCTGGAGAGCTGCCACGCGAAACCCTGTCGAAGCACTTCGATACGAGTAGTGAGAAGTGCGGAGATCCTCGATAGCGAACTATTGGTCGGGGACGTATCGGGATAGAAGCATTGCGGTGCAGATAAAAAAAGTAACTATTCCAGAAAAAAGTCGTCATATAGGTAATTATCAGAAAAACAACTAAATAATCTTATGATGAAAACCCGGAAAAATTTAAAACTTTACGTAATGATGGCTATGCTAACGGCAGTGCTTTCATTAAACGGATGGGCAAAAGATGGCCAGCCCACTATTACCAAAACCTTTGATTTAAACGAGCCCGGAATGCTAAAAGCTGCTTCTTCAGGAGGAGGGGTAAGCGTAAAAACCCATAATCGGACACAGGTTGAAATACAGGCATTTGTGCGAAAAAACGGACGGCTTTTATCTCCTTCCGACAGGGATTTGGATGAAGTGCTGGAAGATTTTGATATCGATTTTTCGAAAAGCGGATCAACAATAACAGCAGTGGTTAAACGCAAATCGCGAATGAGTTTCTGGAGAAACAATGTAGGTATTTCTTTAACCATAATTGTGCCCGAAAAAATGTCGTGCGATGTGTCGTCGAGTGGTGGCGGTGTAAAAATATCAGGCGTACAGGGCACGCATAATTTCGCCAGTAGCGGAGGCAGTGTAAAACTCGAGAACACAAGCGGAACAACAAAGGCTAGCTCATCAGGCGGAGGGGTTAAAGCTACCAAACACATTGGCGATATTCGTTTGAGTTCAAGTGGCGGCGGCGTTACTGTTGAAGGTGCCCGGGGAAGTGTTTATGCACGAAGCTCGGGTGGCGGTGTTAGCCTCGAAAATATTAAAGGTGATGCAGATGCATCAAGTAGTGGCGGTGGTGTGCGTGTTTCCGGCGAGCTTAGTGCTGTTAAAGCTACATCAAGCGGAGGTTCGGTTCGTGTAAACACCAGTAAGCTTACAGATAAACTACACCTGCAATCCAGTGGTGGCGGCGTTTCTGCAGTTATCCATGGGGGCAATAAACTTGGTCTTGATTTGGATTTGCGCGCAGGAAAAGTATCTGTCGAGCTAAACAATTTTAATGGAACATCAGAAAAAAACAGGGTTAAAGGTGCCATGAATGGTGGCGGAATTCCGGTATATGCTCATGCTTCAGGTGGTAATGTTACCATAAGCTGGGAAGACTAAAACAGAGAACTTAGTCGTCAAAAATAAAATGAGGATTTCGTATAAATCGAAGTCCTCATTTTTTTGTGGTAAAGAATTATACAGTTGTTGTAAAAAAAATTGACACATTTATTGGTTTGGGTTTTCATAAAGTGTTATATTTCAGGCGTTAACGATTGGGGCACGAGAGTTGGTTTAACCAAGAACAAACGATTAGGGCCAAAGGCCGAAGTAAAACGCAATTAAATGTACAACCTTAAAATATCCTTGCGCCGTTTGCTAAACGATAAAGTTTACACCGGTTTAAACCTGTTCGGACTGGTTATTGGAATTGCCTCTTTTCTGGTATTGTTTATTCACGTTTCAAACGAAAAAAGTTTTGATAAGCACATTGCAGGGCACGAAAATATTTACCGTGTAACTTCGGTTCCCGGAGGCCGGGCCAATGCCAATTGGGCACGCAGTTTGGGGATTGTTCATGCTGTTTCATCCGAAATTCCGGAGGTAGAACTGGCAACCCAATTTTCTAATTGCGACCTTGGTACCATAAAAGTTAGTGAAAATTCCATTCAGCAAAAAAATATAATGGCGGTTGACCAAGCTTTTTGCCAAATGTTTGAGGTAAAAGCAAAGCTCGGTAATTTATCTGAAATCAATAAGCCAAATACCGTTTTTGTGTCCGAGGATTTTGCACGTAAACACTTTGGCAGTTTAAACCCTATCGGGCAGCTCATTACGGTTGAAGCCCTTCAATATGTGCGTAATGTTGGCGATTACGAAATTCGGGGCGTTGTAAAAAACACGCATCCTAAAACACATTTTAAATACGAATTGCTTCTTTCGCAAAAAGGCGGTTTGCAAGAACGTTTTGAAAGCCTGCCAGACAGAAAAATACAATGGACCTATAATTATTACCAACTGCAGAATGGTGCATCGCCCGAAATGGTTGCCGAGAAAATAAAGGCTTTTTGGGATAAAAGCGCCGCCAAACAAACACGCGGCCCTCAAGAATACGATTTTTCTTTGTTCCCCATGGATGATATTCACTTAAAATCGGATTACCGTTTTGAGTTGCGCGAAAGTTCAAGTAAAATAAATATCTCGCTGTTTGTGGTCGTGTCGGTTGTTATTCTTTTAGTTTCGTTGCTAAATTTTACCAATCTTACTGTGGCTAAGCTCATTAAACGTTCAAAAGAGCTGGGGCTTAAAAAGTCCATCGGAGCCAACCAGTCACAAATTATCCAGCAGGTTTTAGCCGAGGTGCTAATTATTTGCCTGCTTGCCA
Above is a genomic segment from uncultured Draconibacterium sp. containing:
- a CDS encoding ABC transporter permease translates to MNFQDLKIAFRNAKKHSVMTFAKLFGLTLSFAVIVFAAVYAYYETSFDNMYPDKNRIYRVIMYGKLDGREADMAVTTAAMGKSMVDAFPELEDRNRIRMQGNGIFVKDDHSFRGEGYFLADTNFFAFWGVPILTNRTNALGARENVTIARSLAERHFNSVEQALEKPIKFNGNDCIITGVFEDFPPNSHLQGEVIRSINVANHPEDDWGSENLYTYFKTYQPIANLDDFTFKTTQMVYHHRQATFDPDEATTLDDLKYGDETYLFYRPEPLKKIHFGQHRFDNAKTSNKIYVYGAIVLALLVLVISSVNYINLSIANIVTRHKEIAVRKTNGAFQNQLIKQFITEALLYWFVSLLIALILYFLCSQYLLSYLGLRLEIEGWEAIRIVGVIISGLLVFNLLINIWPVLSASRTGAATLLGSEQVRRKKLVFSNVFVIVQFAISALIIISAILVNRQIDFMVNKDRGYDPENVMMITLWDLERSKRESLIEELRNDPNIKAVTTSDLYFGEDPSMNSCFFDVVEEENYFHTSHMITDPDFMKAFDVEMVEGRFFSNDLSNELDKIVVNETVAAEYGKDKSILGKTIVYGGGDPYEVIGVIKDFNFRSLHHKLAPLVIRRRDYMGNIFIKINQDKASYAVDLLKAKWSEFNISRNFYYTFHNQVLVAQYEKDRQARKMMTFLSIISIIIACTGLYAISNYTIQQKTKEVAIRKINGATVLSIANKMSKRFLALVVLSFVLVLPLSIYLSQKWLENFAYQTSMNGWIFMASLGILILVSLLAISIHVIGAATRNPVEALRYE
- a CDS encoding FtsX-like permease family protein, which gives rise to MFKHYIKYIIRLLIHNKLSTTINLVGIVLGLLVSILLLFLVKSQFETDLFHKNADHIYKFENRDGEHMSVPKINLVKKYVPEVEHITYFHQSWSKSDFLNYKNNRYQINDMICADSAFFNVFNFESVFGDLSQCLARPNSLVLTSSEAEKIFENQNPVGELVEVYSSEFEKKMYTVTAVIEDIPPTSSMQFKSVISMGSRMEIKWYRENANHWGTHNYLAYALLNENCNPKEVGKRIDQLIIENGPEWTRSATPVKLLPFKGLYLDKNPVQKSMILVLGSIGILILIIACINYFNLSATQLMGSIKNEGIIQTLGDSRHAVITRFFIQTSLLFCLGIAIVLFLLKLVLPYFNSLSNSSFQYSDLFRGSNSILLLGVVLGSIGIFSIFPPLIISRFKTIQLLSKNISNKKSKLSFNKGLLVFQFLISILLITSTFFMYKQNRFMLNSDYGFTTENIMAIHMNPESWNNEVALNHQYKSLSEIDKIAYSSNLLTEVSSDWGRTMFHKDSSFHVSFVNLFVDENFLDLFDIPLVRGNGFKENPTKRNNLIVNKQFIEHYGITDIASASLTRDRTEGVLRGVCENFNYKTFHTVIQPFGLLQAKEECSEMLVKFNCTNTADISNMLNEMETIWNAHSPSYPFEYVFYDQQLQYVYQGEIRLFKTFMIASVISLLVAGLGLFGMSLYLINNKIKEIGIRKVNGAKVTEILTLLNRDFIKWVAIAFVIACPIAYYAMDKWLENFAYKTNLSWWIFALAGVLALGIALLTVSWQSWRAASRNPVEALRYE
- a CDS encoding DUF4097 family beta strand repeat-containing protein, which gives rise to MMAMLTAVLSLNGWAKDGQPTITKTFDLNEPGMLKAASSGGGVSVKTHNRTQVEIQAFVRKNGRLLSPSDRDLDEVLEDFDIDFSKSGSTITAVVKRKSRMSFWRNNVGISLTIIVPEKMSCDVSSSGGGVKISGVQGTHNFASSGGSVKLENTSGTTKASSSGGGVKATKHIGDIRLSSSGGGVTVEGARGSVYARSSGGGVSLENIKGDADASSSGGGVRVSGELSAVKATSSGGSVRVNTSKLTDKLHLQSSGGGVSAVIHGGNKLGLDLDLRAGKVSVELNNFNGTSEKNRVKGAMNGGGIPVYAHASGGNVTISWED
- a CDS encoding FtsX-like permease family protein, translating into MSMLNSINQKIIFRNLLRNKLHSSINIMGFAVGIAVFMMIVRYVNHQFSYDRFHQQQESIYKIHLGDSKSLPPAIAPFVCDNISAIENFVRIDEWYAGGSLGYLKSNNETFRTSDLLFVDDSFFDFFDFELLYGDAESALSSPNSIILSESLATTIFGNENPTGKQIEYLSDFPSATYNFTVAGVMANAPTNSSIQYNGLISMSTIQYHKIRNGNINEDWGNWGFATYVKIASPKVAEQINSLTPEFWDNFVSERWQADKNSPRAERYKLNMVPLKEVHFASGQKRSSVYLIFFIGLVILLIAIFNYINLSLAISTTRIKEIGIRKVIGSAKNALFVQFIKESIMITFIAAVLAGVLILLLHPYLKDFTGFDTIIAPEHFIQTLLFFIAGVMVIGLLSGLYPAWFLTKIAPIRSLKNEINRGKKGNKIKQVLLVSQFVVSIILLVVVISISKQVNFIRNKELGFDKDHIIYLSGSSNIDKSYDTFRETLLQNPEIQNVARSNGRFVAGLNLGLKHKVNGEYKTFRGTTIDPDFVETFGLEIIEGRNFRKGENDLYNTALVNEQFVKKMELESPIGSVVSSLKNDVTIIGVVKDFHIYSLRTAIDACMLCYYPWNSCVNIKISGHDIENSIAIVEKTWNELVPGVPFEYHFLDDDFEKLYKTETEFSSIIKLFTALAVFIASLGLFGLISFSAVQRRKEIGIRKINGANIYEILTKLNAEVLLWVAIAFVIACPIAYYAMDKWLENFAYKTNLSWWIFALAGVLALGIALLTVSWQSWRAATRNPVEALRYE